In Streptomyces sp. P3, one DNA window encodes the following:
- a CDS encoding DUF4440 domain-containing protein has protein sequence MADESEQAVQAAIDGELRLLDPEVRASPARVLELLDPEFTEIGASGRRWDVESILTVTSGGSVSPESPVKVSEMSGAVLAPGIVHLTYFADNQGRRAWRSSLWRLTETGWRMYFHQGTLTS, from the coding sequence ATGGCGGATGAGAGTGAGCAGGCCGTGCAAGCGGCCATTGATGGGGAGTTGCGGCTTCTCGACCCTGAGGTGCGTGCTTCTCCGGCCCGTGTCCTGGAGCTTCTGGATCCGGAGTTCACCGAGATCGGCGCTTCTGGACGCCGGTGGGATGTGGAGTCGATCCTCACCGTGACGAGCGGCGGCTCGGTGTCCCCGGAGTCTCCGGTCAAGGTCAGCGAAATGTCCGGTGCCGTCCTTGCTCCGGGCATCGTCCATCTGACGTACTTCGCCGACAACCAGGGCCGCCGGGCATGGCGGAGTTCGTTGTGGCGCCTGACAGAGACGGGCTGGCGGATGTACTTCCACCAGGGAACTTTGACCAGCTGA
- a CDS encoding DNA cytosine methyltransferase encodes MTILDLFAGPGGWSHSLDVLGARDVGLEWDEWACKTRAAAGQLTIRTDVALYPVWPFLGKTAGLIASPPCQAWSMAGKRLGLVDQPLVHQAVADLAAGRDTREKLLTACRDERSLLAAEPMRYLHALNTVGEPEWVAMEEVPDVLPLWKQYASVLRGWGFSVWYGILNAANFGVPQTRRRAILLASRVRTAQPPPPTHAQTAEPESLFGPGRDRWVSMAEALGWGATDRPVPTVCAGGGPGGGPEPFPSGSRKTLSDARERGTWMPRPEALVLQSRREGAGWAARHGTRENRTATAPAPTFTAEAHRWSWSLRSNNQANATIRPLSEPAGTLFFGHRANECTWVAAPALAPTADTDAPAVPEPIRITAREAGLLQTFPADYPWAGNKGQQFSQIGNAVPPLLAGHLLAPHLGVTLDPNDFTLTA; translated from the coding sequence TTGACCATCCTGGACCTGTTTGCAGGACCGGGCGGATGGAGCCACTCACTTGACGTCCTCGGCGCACGGGACGTGGGCCTCGAATGGGATGAGTGGGCCTGCAAGACCCGTGCGGCGGCAGGGCAGCTGACCATTCGCACCGACGTGGCGCTATATCCCGTCTGGCCCTTCCTCGGCAAGACCGCCGGGCTCATCGCGAGCCCGCCCTGCCAGGCATGGTCCATGGCCGGCAAGCGCCTCGGCCTGGTGGACCAGCCGCTCGTGCACCAGGCAGTGGCGGACCTCGCCGCCGGACGCGACACCCGCGAGAAGCTGCTGACCGCCTGCCGGGACGAGCGCTCGCTGCTGGCCGCCGAGCCCATGCGCTACCTCCACGCCCTCAACACCGTCGGCGAGCCCGAATGGGTCGCCATGGAAGAAGTGCCGGACGTCCTGCCGCTGTGGAAGCAGTACGCCTCCGTGCTGCGCGGATGGGGGTTCTCGGTCTGGTACGGGATCCTCAACGCCGCCAACTTCGGCGTACCGCAAACCAGGCGGCGGGCAATCCTGCTCGCCTCCCGCGTCCGCACCGCCCAGCCCCCACCACCCACGCACGCCCAGACCGCCGAGCCGGAGAGCCTGTTCGGGCCAGGCCGTGACCGATGGGTGTCGATGGCCGAGGCCCTCGGCTGGGGCGCCACCGACCGACCCGTCCCCACCGTCTGCGCCGGCGGCGGACCCGGCGGCGGGCCCGAACCGTTCCCTTCAGGCTCCCGCAAGACGCTCTCCGACGCCCGGGAGCGCGGCACCTGGATGCCGCGACCGGAGGCTTTGGTCCTGCAGTCCCGCCGCGAAGGAGCCGGATGGGCCGCCCGGCACGGCACCCGCGAGAACCGGACCGCTACTGCCCCGGCACCGACGTTCACCGCCGAGGCGCACCGCTGGTCCTGGTCCCTGCGCAGCAACAACCAGGCCAACGCCACCATCCGTCCGCTGTCCGAGCCGGCAGGCACGCTGTTCTTCGGTCACCGGGCGAACGAGTGCACCTGGGTCGCCGCACCGGCCCTCGCGCCGACGGCGGACACGGACGCGCCAGCGGTGCCGGAGCCGATCCGGATCACCGCCCGCGAGGCCGGCCTCCTGCAGACTTTCCCCGCCGACTACCCGTGGGCCGGCAACAAAGGCCAGCAGTTCTCCCAGATCG